The following is a genomic window from Nitrospira sp..
CCCATCCGTTATCCTAGACCTCTCGCAAGGCTTCACCGTCGTGTCAATGAATCAGGTGATTCCGAAGAGTGAGCGGCCCGAGGATGCTCTGCTTTCGGATCGTCAAGTAGATCGGAGAGCGTCGCACGCATCGATGGGTATACGCGGTCGGTTCATCGGACTCCTCCTCGTCGTCACGGCTGCCTTGGCCGTCTCTTTCTTCGGCCATACCTTTCTCTTCGAACAATGGCGGGTTCAGCATGAGCGGCAGCTCCATCGCTCGAAAATTCTCGAGGAACTGTTGCGGTTGCAGCGCCTTGTCATGGACGTGGAGACGAGTTTCCGCGGGTACCTGCTGGCTGAACAGCAATCCTTTCTCGAACCGATCCATTCAGCCGAAGACCGGCTGGCAACCGGCATTGTGCGGTTGGCCGACCTGACCGTCGACATACCGGGCCTGCAGGCCGGTGTACAGGTACTTTCCTCCCGCTTCAAGGAGTTCATCGACAGTAAAAAGCAGTTGGTGGCGCTTGTCGGGACGGACCAGCAAGACCAAGTTCGGTTGTATGTGCGAAACGGAAACGGCCGCGCGTTGTTCTTGACCATCGAAAAGGCCATCGGAGATTTCGAAATCCGGATTGAGCGTGAATTACCGGTCGAATCTATGACCTATGAGTCATGGATGCAGCGGGTCAAATGGCAGCTTCTCCTCTTGGAAGTCCTTGGGGTCCTTGTCTGTGTCTCCCTCACCGTGGCTTGGAGCCTTCCGAAAAACACGTCTTTCAAGCAGGGTGTTCATTTCCTCCATTGAGACAACTCTGGAATCCTGTCTCTCGTCCAATCTGAGTCGGTTGGCTTGTTTCTTCGCTGAAGGCTGATCTAACAGCGATCCGCACAGTGCGATAGGTGCGAATCCGCTCGGTTTATGGCCTCAAAAGCTCAAAAACATTGACTTTCAACGTTGCTCGTAATGGCATGCCCCTTGCTTTATCAATGATTATCACGAGCAAGAAAGGAGTCGACTCATGGTGCAGATGTTGAAAAAGTTCGGAGACCGAGAATTGGCCTGGGTGATGTTGGCAGTGGCCGCTGTTGCCATCTGGAGCACATGGGGGCTGGTTTCCTAGCCTATTGAGACGATCGTCGCTTGTTTTAAGTCGGGTGACTTGTTTTCGATGAGAACTGATCCGTGTTACTGGTTCGAATCAAAAGAACAACGTCAGGTTTCGTTCAGGTTGTTCCCTAGCTTGAGGCTTTGAGTCTTCCTCTCACCTTATCTGCTCAAGCACTTCCAACACCACTTTCCTAATCATGTTCCTCATCTGATCTTTCGTACACGAGCGCGAAGGCATTGGTTCTGGCAAGTCGAGTAAGCCATTGGAACGCTTCGCTTTGCTCAGGCTGCCTCAGTTCCGCACGGTAACGCGTGCGAAAGTCATCTCATTTTTTGAGACCTCCGCACCATGGTCGATTGGGACGTCATGCCGCTTCGGTTTTTTTCTCGACCGAACTCACAGGTTGCACGGTCAGAGGTTTTTTCTTAACCGGATGATTTTACCTAAGATTTGATCCTGCTTCGCCACCGGAAGGTCTTCGTACTTTCGAT
Proteins encoded in this region:
- a CDS encoding putative sensor histidine kinase — its product is MGIRGRFIGLLLVVTAALAVSFFGHTFLFEQWRVQHERQLHRSKILEELLRLQRLVMDVETSFRGYLLAEQQSFLEPIHSAEDRLATGIVRLADLTVDIPGLQAGVQVLSSRFKEFIDSKKQLVALVGTDQQDQVRLYVRNGNGRALFLTIEKAIGDFEIRIERELPVESMTYESWMQRVKWQLLLLEVLGVLVCVSLTVAWSLPKNTSFKQGVHFLH